One window of the Deinococcus radiotolerans genome contains the following:
- a CDS encoding transposase — MVEQLVPDDLWALIQPVIPSPPPRPRGGRPRQCARQTLAGIVYLLRWGFPGVTSHAHLVWAADGPASD; from the coding sequence ATGGTCGAGCAGCTCGTACCCGATGACCTGTGGGCGCTGATTCAACCGGTCATTCCTTCACCCCCACCGCGTCCACGTGGTGGTCGTCCGCGTCAGTGTGCGCGCCAGACCCTGGCGGGCATCGTCTATCTCCTCCGTTGGGGCTTCCCTGGCGTCACCTCCCACGCGCACTTGGTCTGGGCAGCGGACGGACCTGCGAGCGAC